A genome region from Sulfuriferula thiophila includes the following:
- a CDS encoding ABC-type transport auxiliary lipoprotein family protein, producing MINKLLIALCISLLSGCINLGDNPKALPSMIYVLADAHTVQPGTAPVIAHTLLVEDTHASVYDDNEALVFSRAPNTRARYKFARWSERPSTRLSGLLFSRMADAKLYAGVVAVGSDVIADRRLATELLAFYHDATSNPGHVHVTLRAELFDIPHHRLIARRLFEQDVPVASYDAAGAAAAFNIATQALLNDISAWLSATDHA from the coding sequence ATGATCAATAAACTGTTAATTGCACTCTGCATCAGCCTGTTAAGTGGCTGCATCAACCTTGGCGACAATCCCAAAGCCTTGCCCAGCATGATTTATGTATTGGCCGATGCGCATACAGTTCAACCCGGCACGGCTCCAGTCATAGCGCATACGCTGCTGGTCGAAGACACCCATGCCAGCGTTTATGATGATAACGAGGCTCTGGTATTCAGCCGCGCGCCCAACACCCGTGCGCGCTACAAATTCGCCAGATGGAGTGAGCGCCCCAGCACACGGTTAAGTGGATTATTGTTTAGCCGTATGGCTGACGCCAAACTGTATGCCGGCGTAGTTGCTGTTGGCAGCGATGTCATCGCCGATCGGCGTCTGGCTACGGAATTGCTGGCGTTCTACCATGACGCCACAAGCAACCCCGGCCATGTCCATGTCACGCTGCGTGCCGAGTTATTCGACATCCCGCATCATCGCCTTATTGCGCGCCGTTTATTCGAACAGGATGTTCCAGTCGCCAGCTATGACGCAGCAGGAGCTGCGGCAGCGTTCAATATTGCCACGCAGGCGCTGCTCAACGACATCAGCGCATGGTTAAGCGCAACTGATCACGCATAA
- the htpX gene encoding zinc metalloprotease HtpX, translated as MLENWFKTTILMAGIVVLFATVGMLLGGKSGMMIALLFAGAMNVYAYWFSDKAVLKMYNAQQVDASSAPEFYGMVAELAQRAGLPMPKVYIIDEPQPNAFATGRNPEHAAVAATTGIIRILSPRELRGVMAHELAHVKHRDILISTMSATVAGAISAIAQFGMLFGGGHNNDERNVNPVVAILIMIVAPLAAMLIQMAISRSREFGADAGGAEISGDPVALADALRKIEAYAHGVPMHTAELHPETAQMMIINPLTAEGVQGLFRTHPATAERVAKLLAMRG; from the coding sequence ATGCTGGAAAACTGGTTTAAGACAACTATCCTGATGGCCGGTATCGTGGTGCTGTTTGCCACAGTCGGCATGCTGCTGGGTGGCAAAAGCGGAATGATGATTGCGCTGCTGTTTGCCGGCGCGATGAATGTCTACGCGTACTGGTTCTCGGATAAAGCCGTGCTGAAAATGTACAATGCTCAGCAGGTGGATGCGAGTAGCGCACCCGAGTTTTATGGCATGGTCGCCGAACTCGCGCAACGCGCCGGTCTGCCCATGCCCAAGGTGTATATTATTGATGAACCCCAGCCCAACGCCTTCGCTACCGGCCGCAACCCGGAACATGCTGCGGTTGCAGCCACCACCGGGATAATCCGCATATTAAGCCCGCGTGAACTGCGCGGGGTGATGGCGCATGAGCTGGCGCACGTCAAACATCGCGATATCCTGATTTCCACCATGTCGGCCACGGTTGCCGGTGCTATTTCCGCCATTGCGCAGTTTGGCATGCTGTTTGGTGGCGGTCACAATAACGACGAGCGTAATGTGAACCCTGTCGTTGCCATTCTGATCATGATAGTTGCGCCGCTGGCAGCCATGCTCATCCAGATGGCGATTTCGCGTTCACGTGAATTCGGTGCAGATGCGGGTGGTGCCGAAATTTCGGGTGATCCGGTGGCGCTGGCTGACGCATTACGCAAGATCGAAGCCTATGCTCATGGCGTGCCTATGCACACTGCCGAGTTGCATCCGGAAACGGCGCAAATGATGATTATCAACCCGCTCACCGCGGAAGGCGTACAGGGTTTATTTCGTACTCACCCGGCCACTGCGGAACGCGTAGCGAAATTGTTGGCCATGCGCGGCTGA
- the fmt gene encoding methionyl-tRNA formyltransferase, with amino-acid sequence MRIIFAGTPEFARVALTALHDAGHTIVAVLTQPDRPSGRGMKLTPSAVKQEALRLGLPVLQPETLKSAEIQAELSALGAEVMVVAAYGLILPQAVLDMPRFGCLNIHASLLPRWRGAAPIHRAIQSGDSETGITIMQMDAGLDTGAMLLRQALPIAEHDTTGSLHDKLAPLGGEMVVAALIAASTGSLTPQPQPDAGVTYAAKITKAEAELDFSLSAQQLARNIRAFNPAPGAFMLWQGKPIKVWQAQVQAGSGQPGTVLAANADGIVVACGQDALQITELQMAGGKRQNAAQFLAGHAFVAGLNFCETPPSN; translated from the coding sequence ATGCGCATAATTTTTGCCGGCACGCCGGAATTCGCCCGCGTTGCCCTCACTGCCCTGCATGATGCCGGGCACACTATTGTAGCCGTACTGACCCAGCCGGATCGCCCGTCCGGGCGCGGTATGAAACTGACCCCGAGCGCAGTCAAGCAGGAAGCGTTGCGACTGGGATTGCCCGTGCTGCAACCCGAGACCCTTAAATCCGCCGAGATACAGGCGGAATTGTCTGCATTGGGTGCGGAGGTCATGGTGGTGGCGGCATACGGCCTGATTCTGCCGCAAGCGGTGCTGGATATGCCGCGTTTTGGCTGCCTCAACATCCATGCTTCGCTGTTGCCGCGCTGGCGGGGTGCCGCACCTATCCATCGTGCTATTCAGAGCGGTGACAGTGAAACCGGCATCACCATCATGCAAATGGATGCGGGTCTGGATACGGGTGCGATGTTGCTGCGTCAGGCGCTACCCATAGCAGAGCATGACACTACCGGCAGTCTGCATGACAAACTGGCGCCACTGGGTGGCGAGATGGTCGTGGCCGCCCTGATTGCAGCCAGCACGGGTAGCTTGACCCCGCAACCGCAGCCTGATGCGGGGGTGACGTATGCGGCCAAAATCACTAAAGCCGAAGCCGAGCTTGATTTCAGCCTGAGCGCACAACAACTGGCACGTAACATCCGCGCATTCAATCCGGCACCCGGTGCATTTATGTTGTGGCAGGGCAAGCCGATTAAAGTCTGGCAAGCGCAGGTGCAGGCAGGCTCTGGTCAGCCCGGCACTGTGCTGGCGGCTAATGCGGACGGCATTGTGGTCGCCTGTGGACAGGATGCATTGCAGATTACTGAATTGCAAATGGCGGGCGGTAAACGCCAGAATGCAGCGCAATTTCTGGCCGGGCATGCGTTTGTGGCGGGATTGAATTTTTGTGAAACTCCCCCATCTAATTGA
- the def gene encoding peptide deformylase, producing MAKLSILRYPDPRLYTVAKPVETVDDRIRKLVADMAETMYAAPGIGLAATQVDTHLQVVVIDTSEEHNDLRVFINPVIVSADGMAIHEEGCLSVPGIYDKVTRAERVTVQALDADGKSFTLEAEGLMAVCVQHEMDHLLGKVFVQYLSTLKQSRIKNKLKKRVLETM from the coding sequence ATGGCCAAATTATCTATACTTCGTTACCCTGATCCACGTTTATATACAGTCGCTAAACCAGTTGAGACTGTTGATGATCGTATCCGCAAACTGGTTGCCGATATGGCCGAAACCATGTACGCCGCGCCCGGCATAGGTTTGGCGGCAACGCAGGTGGATACGCATTTGCAAGTAGTGGTGATCGATACCTCGGAAGAGCACAACGATTTGCGGGTGTTTATCAACCCGGTCATAGTGAGTGCTGACGGCATGGCCATCCATGAGGAAGGCTGTCTGTCTGTGCCCGGTATCTACGACAAGGTAACCCGTGCCGAGCGCGTTACAGTGCAGGCGCTGGATGCGGATGGCAAATCGTTTACGCTGGAGGCTGAAGGGCTGATGGCGGTGTGCGTGCAGCACGAGATGGATCACCTGCTGGGCAAAGTGTTTGTTCAGTACCTGTCGACGCTGAAGCAGAGCCGGATCAAGAACAAGCTGAAGAAACGCGTTCTGGAAACCATGTAA